A region of Lacinutrix sp. Hel_I_90 DNA encodes the following proteins:
- a CDS encoding glycosyltransferase family 39 protein, translating into MIRFFKKHQDQLGLLLLWLLVIVIINPIGDFPLNDDWCYGKSVKTLLEEGYLKLYNWGEMTLVSHVYWGYFFTKLFGFSFTVLRWSTLLMGFATILGIYELFKLARVTRWMNLFGTVLCMMNPIFLSLSFSFMTDVPFYCMTVWCFYFYAKAINTENLQSIFWAVFFCCWAFLIRQLAWVFPVVWLITVLLTEKRTFKNMAKAILPLFALIIFAMLFSYFMESNDLLQERYNSKFNLLLENIRNIDKKLIILILSYFFRCLAYIGFLLTPILIFYIGRYTFKGYKIWAVLWTVLITGILIKIGKVLPSLDNIWIDFGVGPTTLYDHAGNFTTSPAPRAPELFWQIVTAIGVFSSVALLFHIRVMVVSVFNKTVVSPIVLLSFVFFTVYLTPFLLVGVYDRYLLPLFPIAIVFLAANSNKIPKQRYQYVAFAFLGALTWFSVCATHDYLSWNRVRWDALNELMASGISENHINGGVEFVTTYHFSEEQEKWWENVTPIYSLVFKPNKVDQVIKAYEYSRWLPGKGEMYLMFNEGLAKKVVK; encoded by the coding sequence ATGATTAGATTTTTTAAAAAACACCAAGACCAACTCGGCTTGCTGCTCTTATGGTTGTTGGTGATTGTCATTATAAATCCGATTGGCGATTTTCCATTAAACGACGATTGGTGTTATGGGAAATCTGTTAAAACACTTCTTGAAGAAGGGTATTTAAAACTCTACAATTGGGGGGAAATGACCTTGGTAAGCCATGTCTATTGGGGGTATTTCTTTACAAAGCTATTTGGTTTTTCGTTTACGGTTTTGCGTTGGTCAACGCTGTTGATGGGATTTGCAACGATTCTCGGCATTTACGAACTCTTTAAACTTGCTCGTGTGACGCGTTGGATGAACTTATTTGGAACGGTTCTATGCATGATGAATCCAATATTTTTATCCTTGTCGTTTTCGTTTATGACCGATGTTCCTTTCTATTGCATGACTGTTTGGTGTTTTTATTTTTATGCTAAAGCCATAAACACAGAGAATTTGCAGTCTATATTTTGGGCTGTTTTCTTTTGTTGTTGGGCCTTTTTAATTCGTCAATTGGCCTGGGTTTTTCCAGTAGTTTGGTTGATTACTGTACTCTTAACGGAAAAACGAACATTTAAAAACATGGCCAAAGCCATTTTACCTTTGTTCGCACTCATTATTTTTGCGATGCTTTTTTCATATTTCATGGAGTCCAATGATTTGTTGCAAGAGCGGTATAACTCTAAGTTTAATTTATTACTTGAAAACATTAGAAATATAGATAAAAAATTAATTATTTTAATTTTATCCTATTTTTTTCGATGCTTGGCTTATATCGGGTTCTTATTGACACCTATTTTAATTTTTTACATCGGTCGATATACGTTTAAAGGATATAAAATTTGGGCTGTTCTTTGGACGGTGCTTATTACTGGCATTTTAATTAAAATAGGGAAAGTGTTACCAAGTTTAGATAATATTTGGATTGATTTTGGAGTGGGTCCTACCACACTCTATGATCATGCTGGAAATTTTACGACGAGTCCAGCACCACGTGCACCCGAATTGTTTTGGCAAATCGTGACTGCAATTGGGGTGTTTTCAAGTGTAGCACTCCTTTTTCACATCAGAGTCATGGTGGTTTCTGTATTTAATAAAACAGTAGTTTCTCCAATCGTATTATTGTCGTTTGTGTTTTTTACCGTGTACCTAACACCATTTTTGTTGGTAGGTGTGTACGATCGCTATTTGCTACCGTTATTTCCCATTGCCATTGTTTTTCTAGCTGCGAATTCTAATAAAATCCCAAAACAAAGGTATCAATATGTGGCATTTGCTTTTTTAGGTGCCCTTACTTGGTTCTCTGTTTGTGCGACACATGATTATTTATCTTGGAATCGGGTACGTTGGGACGCGCTGAATGAACTTATGGCTTCTGGAATTTCAGAAAATCATATCAATGGAGGTGTCGAATTTGTTACAACCTATCACTTTTCTGAAGAACAAGAAAAATGGTGGGAAAATGTAACACCTATTTATAGTTTAGTTTTCAAACCTAACAAAGTAGATCAAGTTATTAAAGCTTATGAATATTCACGTTGGTTACCTGGTAAAGGCGAAATGTATTTAATGTTCAATGAAGGCTTAGCCAAGAAAGTTGTGAAATAA
- a CDS encoding SGNH/GDSL hydrolase family protein encodes MRQLKFKIFALVLGLFLSVFLGEIIARIYFFGGAAFSYSRTNSFGILDNSGLLKYSDADELKYELLPNLDTKYKLADFHTNAEGFRDRNHEMNSKTTKIAILGDSFTMGTGVSQDEMYVTQTEKILNEQDSNTTYEVFNFGVSGYALTNYRFILERNVLRYHPNLVVIGFCASNDHYKPGKDFSLDDFTIKPKKNVFWDWYLKKMLSIKLKPKELSPVVYETKHIQHIDEQFQNFKNILTKNNSEGIIFYMDLVYDPVRVEHIQALAKKNKLGFVDASGFFRDKNLFQYIVNELDPHPNGKANQIFAEKLSSYILANRNHIFN; translated from the coding sequence ATGAGACAGTTAAAATTTAAAATTTTCGCCCTCGTATTGGGCCTTTTTCTTAGTGTTTTTCTAGGAGAAATTATTGCCAGAATCTACTTTTTTGGAGGTGCTGCATTTTCATATTCGCGAACAAATTCATTTGGTATTTTAGACAATTCTGGTCTATTAAAATATTCTGATGCTGACGAGTTAAAATATGAATTACTACCAAATTTAGACACTAAATACAAACTTGCCGATTTTCATACCAATGCGGAAGGTTTCCGCGATCGGAATCATGAAATGAATTCGAAGACTACTAAAATAGCCATTTTGGGCGATTCGTTTACTATGGGAACGGGTGTTTCGCAAGATGAAATGTATGTGACGCAAACAGAAAAAATTTTGAATGAACAAGATTCAAATACCACCTATGAAGTTTTTAATTTTGGCGTTTCTGGCTATGCGCTTACAAATTATAGATTCATTTTAGAACGAAATGTGTTAAGGTATCATCCAAATTTAGTGGTGATTGGGTTTTGCGCTTCTAACGATCATTATAAACCAGGAAAAGATTTTTCGTTGGACGATTTCACCATTAAACCTAAAAAAAATGTATTCTGGGATTGGTATTTAAAAAAAATGCTCAGTATCAAACTCAAACCAAAAGAACTATCGCCTGTTGTATACGAAACTAAACATATACAGCATATAGACGAACAGTTTCAAAACTTTAAAAATATTTTAACTAAAAACAATAGCGAGGGCATCATTTTTTATATGGATTTGGTTTATGATCCAGTTCGCGTTGAGCATATTCAAGCTTTAGCTAAAAAAAATAAATTAGGATTCGTTGATGCTTCCGGGTTTTTTCGGGATAAAAATCTATTTCAGTACATTGTGAACGAATTAGATCCGCATCCAAACGGAAAAGCGAACCAAATCTTTGCAGAAAAGCTTTCAAGTTATATTTTAGCGAATAGAAACCACATATTCAACTAA
- a CDS encoding B12-binding domain-containing radical SAM protein gives MRNKIIIFNPRSANAKHRLPNTIIQVGAAIHGKYDYIFVDGNMETDPWETISGYFATGEYKYFCLTVMPGPQLKQAIPYAKKIKELHPSAINIWGGYFASNQYQACMNSGYIDYIISGPGDNTFPKLLDVLEGKSDEKLMLIRNLIFKNEEGKIIQTVKEALLNQDTLPPYPYEYFNTFYPLENYLAKTFMGRRTFAYHSSMGCPFTCSFCAVVPIYNAKWKAKAAPTIYKDLKYFKEKYNIDAVEFHDNNFFTSKKRVMEFSKLVIDDNIEWWGEGRIDTINKYSDEELHLMRKAGCRMIFLGAETGNDEVLKQMNKGGTQTGKMIKSFVKRMKAVDIIPELSFVLGLPGPNEKKVYEQILWDINFIREIKVINPDAEIIIYLYSPVPTEGSELYKQITEAGFSFPEELEEWIQPSWEKFDLRKNPLTPWLKPYMVDKIQNFETVLNGYYPTASDFRIKGYKKWVLKLVSGYRFKYGWYKFPYEIKVLHKIWKYRQPEIEGFYSE, from the coding sequence ATGAGAAATAAAATCATTATATTCAATCCAAGAAGTGCCAATGCAAAGCATCGCTTACCTAATACTATTATTCAAGTTGGCGCTGCGATTCATGGAAAATATGATTATATTTTTGTAGATGGAAATATGGAAACCGATCCATGGGAAACCATTTCAGGATATTTTGCCACAGGTGAGTACAAATATTTTTGTTTGACCGTGATGCCTGGGCCACAATTAAAGCAAGCAATTCCGTACGCCAAAAAGATAAAAGAATTGCATCCCAGTGCCATCAATATTTGGGGTGGTTATTTTGCGTCGAATCAGTATCAAGCGTGTATGAACTCTGGGTATATTGACTATATAATTAGCGGCCCCGGCGATAATACTTTCCCCAAGCTGTTAGACGTTTTAGAAGGTAAAAGTGACGAAAAGCTAATGCTTATTCGAAATCTTATTTTTAAAAATGAAGAAGGCAAAATTATCCAAACGGTAAAAGAAGCGTTACTTAACCAAGATACATTACCACCATATCCATACGAATATTTTAATACCTTTTATCCTTTGGAGAACTATTTGGCAAAGACATTTATGGGACGTAGAACGTTTGCCTATCATTCCAGTATGGGCTGTCCCTTTACCTGTTCTTTTTGTGCTGTTGTTCCCATTTATAATGCAAAATGGAAGGCAAAAGCAGCACCGACTATCTATAAAGATTTAAAATATTTTAAGGAAAAATACAATATCGACGCGGTGGAATTTCATGATAATAATTTTTTTACATCGAAAAAACGGGTGATGGAATTTTCCAAGCTTGTTATAGATGATAATATAGAATGGTGGGGCGAAGGTCGTATTGATACCATTAATAAATACTCGGACGAAGAATTGCATTTGATGCGAAAGGCTGGTTGCCGTATGATATTTCTGGGTGCAGAAACTGGAAACGACGAGGTGTTAAAGCAAATGAATAAGGGCGGGACACAGACCGGTAAAATGATTAAAAGTTTTGTAAAGCGCATGAAAGCTGTGGATATTATTCCTGAATTATCGTTTGTATTAGGTTTGCCTGGACCAAACGAAAAAAAGGTATATGAGCAAATTTTGTGGGACATTAATTTTATTCGAGAGATCAAAGTGATCAACCCAGATGCAGAGATTATTATTTATCTTTATAGTCCTGTGCCAACAGAAGGTTCTGAGTTGTACAAGCAAATTACAGAGGCCGGTTTTTCCTTTCCAGAGGAATTAGAAGAATGGATTCAACCAAGCTGGGAAAAGTTCGATTTACGAAAAAACCCACTAACGCCATGGTTAAAACCTTATATGGTAGATAAGATTCAAAATTTTGAAACCGTGTTGAATGGCTATTACCCAACAGCTTCCGATTTCCGAATTAAAGGCTATAAAAAATGGGTGCTTAAATTGGTTTCTGGTTATCGTTTTAAATATGGTTGGTACAAGTTTCCATACGAGATCAAAGTATTACATAAGATTTGGAAATACCGTCAGCCAGAAATTGAAGGTTTCTATTCAGAATAA
- a CDS encoding methyltransferase — protein MLKKLKKIIFPLAKLVFNTYHLRERNYVYEDIEVAICAEVFPPHFTISTKILLDYLKPLNLKNKTFLELGCGSGIISLFAASKGAKVTASDINQIAIDALKEASLKNEIDLHVVYSDLFDNLEEQTFEYIIINPPYYPKAPKNDKERAWFCGEDFEYFKKLFAQLFEHLALNTWMILSEDCEIEHIKQLASKNGLAFKLMLQKSVVNEKNYIFSIQKA, from the coding sequence ATGCTTAAGAAATTAAAAAAAATCATATTTCCGCTTGCAAAGTTGGTGTTTAACACCTATCATTTAAGGGAACGCAACTATGTGTACGAAGATATTGAAGTTGCTATTTGTGCCGAAGTGTTTCCTCCGCATTTTACCATAAGCACTAAAATTCTACTCGATTATCTAAAACCCCTTAATCTTAAAAACAAAACCTTTTTAGAACTCGGTTGCGGCTCAGGTATTATTTCACTGTTCGCGGCCTCCAAAGGCGCAAAAGTAACTGCTTCCGACATTAATCAAATTGCGATTGATGCTTTGAAAGAAGCTTCTTTAAAGAATGAAATTGATTTACATGTCGTGTATTCTGATTTGTTTGATAATTTAGAAGAACAAACATTTGAATATATTATTATCAATCCGCCGTACTACCCAAAAGCACCAAAAAATGACAAAGAACGTGCTTGGTTTTGCGGAGAAGATTTTGAATATTTTAAAAAATTATTCGCACAACTTTTTGAACATCTAGCACTAAATACTTGGATGATTTTATCAGAAGATTGTGAGATTGAACACATCAAACAGCTCGCTTCTAAGAACGGATTGGCTTTTAAGTTAATGCTACAAAAAAGTGTTGTAAACGAGAAAAACTATATCTTCAGTATTCAAAAAGCCTAA
- a CDS encoding acyltransferase family protein, protein MQTNSRNILLDILKIVVALFVIALHCRFLSDKNAIVYQIFGNGIFKIAIPLFLCVNGFFLFNAFKSDRIKIWAKRVGILYLVWMFIYSYFWVYLNNFNPLKIIPVLLFGFNHLWYLVALFFGGLVLYQLRNASNTVLITGALFLYLIGLTVQYLGVFQVFSGQLLLNKLVNYPPLHRNFLFYALPYLSMGYVLRRSNFHTNLKKQTVLILLSISLLLLVADSLINYYFLPQDLILNMNLSFLLLGPVLLITAFTFKVTSNLNSKLLSSYSVAIYLVHPLIIFLIFNVVTLSETALTLATTILSVIGSYLLIQLNTKLKYIL, encoded by the coding sequence TTGCAGACAAATTCCCGGAATATATTATTAGACATTTTAAAAATCGTTGTCGCGCTATTCGTAATTGCGTTGCATTGCCGCTTTTTATCTGATAAGAACGCCATTGTGTATCAAATTTTTGGAAATGGCATTTTTAAGATTGCCATACCGCTATTCCTTTGTGTCAACGGCTTCTTTTTATTCAATGCATTTAAAAGTGACCGCATTAAAATTTGGGCAAAACGTGTTGGCATTTTATATCTCGTCTGGATGTTTATTTATAGTTATTTTTGGGTGTATTTAAATAATTTTAATCCACTAAAAATCATTCCTGTTTTACTGTTTGGTTTTAATCATTTATGGTATTTAGTGGCGCTTTTTTTTGGTGGTTTGGTATTGTATCAACTTCGTAATGCATCAAACACGGTGTTAATTACAGGTGCTCTTTTTCTATATTTAATTGGACTCACCGTTCAATATCTGGGAGTGTTTCAGGTGTTTTCTGGACAACTACTATTGAATAAACTCGTGAATTATCCACCATTACATCGCAATTTTTTATTTTACGCATTACCCTATTTAAGTATGGGCTATGTACTTAGACGCTCTAACTTTCACACTAATCTCAAAAAACAAACCGTACTCATACTACTTAGTATAAGCTTGTTATTGTTGGTCGCAGACAGTTTGATTAATTATTATTTTTTACCGCAGGATCTTATCCTGAACATGAATCTTTCCTTTTTGCTATTAGGCCCTGTATTGTTAATTACGGCGTTTACATTTAAGGTTACGTCAAATCTAAATAGCAAATTATTATCTTCGTATTCCGTCGCTATTTATTTAGTGCATCCTTTAATTATATTTCTAATTTTTAATGTCGTTACTTTGTCTGAGACCGCGTTAACTTTAGCAACAACGATATTATCTGTGATTGGAAGTTATCTCTTGATTCAGCTGAATACCAAGTTAAAATACATTTTATAA
- a CDS encoding SGNH/GDSL hydrolase family protein, producing MKSKLKFASILFRNLVIVFLLIEIGLGVFYSYHDESGIDANTERLIASGAFGDLDDTTVKEIYRELRQQDMLWEPYLHYRFKPMNGKHNTIYENGHRKTVNYSLKDSATALKIFCFGGSTMYSAGARDAHTIPSELSKLIHTSFPNQNVEITNFGCHGYTRATENIQLQRELTKNNIPDIVIFYDGVNEVISAHQNNEAGLPTNAYNRKKEFKIAHSYKRRIKLMITSSNLYRAITTLQLKIATNSPYKQLSARSNTLAIDIAGTYLGYVKISKSLEETYKFKVFNFLQPVVYSKNNLTEVEKGYFKDHQYYENLYDLSYELIRKDSLMKSDSTFIDISDVFDTSNKTIYCDFCHTSELGNELVAARIFKYLKPELTTTEDTVKLLKTENRRKED from the coding sequence GTGAAAAGTAAACTCAAATTCGCTTCGATTTTATTCAGAAATTTAGTAATCGTTTTTCTTTTGATAGAAATTGGACTAGGTGTTTTTTACAGTTATCATGATGAAAGTGGTATTGACGCCAATACTGAACGCCTTATTGCTTCTGGTGCATTTGGCGATTTGGATGATACAACTGTCAAAGAAATTTACAGAGAACTTCGTCAACAAGACATGCTATGGGAACCGTATTTGCACTATCGCTTCAAACCGATGAATGGCAAACATAATACGATTTATGAAAATGGGCATAGAAAAACAGTAAATTATAGCTTGAAAGACTCTGCAACAGCCTTGAAAATATTTTGTTTTGGTGGCTCTACGATGTATAGTGCGGGCGCAAGGGATGCCCACACCATCCCATCAGAATTATCGAAATTGATACACACTTCTTTTCCCAATCAAAATGTAGAAATCACCAATTTTGGCTGTCATGGCTATACACGCGCTACGGAGAATATTCAATTACAACGTGAACTCACCAAAAATAACATCCCCGATATTGTCATTTTCTACGACGGTGTAAATGAAGTCATTTCTGCACACCAAAATAATGAAGCAGGTTTACCAACAAATGCCTATAACCGTAAGAAAGAATTTAAAATTGCACACAGTTATAAGCGACGCATAAAATTAATGATTACCTCTAGCAATTTATATAGAGCGATTACGACGCTACAACTAAAAATAGCTACCAATTCACCCTATAAGCAATTAAGTGCACGTTCAAATACATTGGCTATAGACATTGCAGGCACCTATTTGGGTTATGTGAAAATTTCAAAAAGTTTGGAAGAGACTTACAAGTTTAAAGTCTTTAATTTTTTACAACCGGTAGTTTATTCAAAAAATAATTTAACAGAAGTAGAAAAAGGTTATTTTAAAGACCATCAGTATTATGAAAACCTCTATGACTTATCCTATGAATTGATTCGGAAAGATTCGTTGATGAAAAGCGACAGCACTTTTATTGACATTAGCGATGTATTTGATACTTCTAACAAAACAATTTATTGCGACTTTTGCCATACAAGTGAATTGGGTAATGAACTGGTTGCTGCACGCATTTTCAAATATCTAAAACCAGAATTAACAACAACAGAAGATACTGTAAAGTTACTTAAAACTGAAAACCGCAGGAAAGAAGACTAA
- a CDS encoding DUF5989 family protein: MSKYETLKQLGAFLIEQKKFWLIPIIIVLVLLTVLVLFAENSVIAPFVYTLF, encoded by the coding sequence ATGAGTAAGTACGAAACATTAAAGCAGTTAGGTGCTTTTTTAATAGAACAAAAAAAGTTTTGGTTAATCCCAATTATCATCGTTTTAGTTCTTTTAACGGTATTGGTTCTTTTTGCTGAGAACTCTGTTATTGCGCCATTTGTGTATACACTCTTTTAA
- a CDS encoding carbamoyltransferase, translating to MNIIGISCFYHDAAACLIQNGKLLSAAQEERFSRIKHDKSFPIKTIAFCLEANNLSISDIDLIVFYEKPFIKFDRIINTLLNQAPFTFSLFRSTLMSWLKSKLWVSSIIKEELNYNGEIIYSEHHEAHAAGSFFTSPFEEAVIITIDGVGEKACTSISIGKDNRIDIIKEQHYPHSIGLLYSAFTQYCGFKVNSGEYKLMGLAPYGKPIYKQLILEKIVTYDDSGLVHLDLTYFSFEKGTSTINSKFCKLFGRKQRDLDDKMEDFYCDIASSIQAVIEDIICTILTHAKALTGLNNLCLSGGVALNCKANGSLLGKGIFENIWVQPASGDSGCSVGAAYIGWNHYLKKERVYLKNSLIDQAYLGSSYNNEAIEKCLISYNLTYVKLDTVMLCDTVASALQQKQIVGWFQDEMEFGPRALGHRSILASPLFEDMKKHVNLNIKFREGFRPFAPIVLEEDCNDWFDMKEILSKYMLFTVKSDKKNEIPSCIHEDNTARVQTLNREENVLLHELITNFKSKTGCPVLINTSFNVRGEPIVESPLDGLRCFFHTKMDLLVLGNFVLTKSDNVKVDERLIVNQSYELD from the coding sequence ATGAATATTATTGGAATTTCTTGTTTTTATCATGATGCCGCAGCCTGTTTAATACAGAACGGTAAATTACTTTCTGCGGCACAAGAAGAACGGTTTTCTAGAATTAAGCACGATAAGTCTTTTCCTATTAAAACTATAGCGTTTTGCTTAGAGGCTAATAATCTTTCAATCTCAGATATTGATTTGATTGTATTTTATGAAAAACCATTTATTAAGTTTGACCGCATTATAAACACACTATTAAATCAAGCACCATTTACCTTTAGTCTATTTAGAAGCACATTAATGTCTTGGTTAAAAAGCAAGCTCTGGGTATCAAGTATTATAAAAGAAGAGTTAAATTATAATGGAGAGATCATTTATAGTGAACACCATGAAGCTCATGCAGCCGGGAGTTTTTTTACCTCTCCGTTTGAAGAAGCTGTAATTATAACTATTGATGGCGTAGGAGAAAAAGCGTGTACGTCTATTTCAATTGGAAAAGATAATAGAATAGACATTATAAAGGAACAACATTACCCGCACTCAATAGGACTACTGTACTCGGCATTTACTCAATATTGTGGTTTTAAAGTTAATTCGGGTGAGTATAAATTAATGGGATTAGCCCCTTACGGAAAGCCTATTTATAAGCAACTCATATTAGAGAAAATTGTTACTTATGATGACTCGGGTTTAGTTCATTTGGATTTAACTTATTTCTCTTTTGAAAAAGGAACATCTACAATAAACTCAAAATTTTGTAAACTTTTTGGAAGAAAACAAAGGGATTTAGATGATAAAATGGAAGATTTTTATTGTGACATTGCTTCTTCAATTCAAGCAGTTATTGAAGATATTATTTGCACAATATTAACGCACGCTAAAGCATTAACAGGCTTAAATAACCTATGTCTTTCTGGTGGTGTTGCCTTAAACTGTAAGGCAAACGGGTCACTTTTAGGGAAAGGTATATTCGAGAATATTTGGGTTCAGCCAGCCTCTGGTGATTCGGGGTGTTCTGTAGGAGCAGCATACATTGGCTGGAATCATTATTTAAAAAAAGAGCGAGTTTATTTAAAAAATTCTTTAATTGATCAAGCCTACTTAGGGTCTTCATACAACAATGAAGCTATAGAAAAGTGTTTGATTTCCTATAATCTAACTTATGTGAAATTAGATACTGTTATGCTTTGTGACACCGTTGCTTCTGCTTTACAACAAAAACAAATTGTAGGCTGGTTTCAAGATGAAATGGAATTTGGTCCAAGAGCTTTAGGACATAGAAGCATATTGGCGAGTCCTTTATTTGAAGACATGAAGAAACATGTTAATTTAAATATTAAATTTAGAGAGGGTTTTAGACCATTCGCTCCTATTGTACTTGAAGAAGATTGTAACGATTGGTTTGATATGAAAGAGATTCTTTCAAAATACATGTTGTTTACCGTTAAGAGTGATAAAAAAAATGAAATTCCATCGTGTATTCATGAAGATAATACGGCAAGAGTTCAGACTCTAAACAGAGAAGAAAATGTGCTGTTACATGAATTAATCACTAACTTTAAATCAAAAACAGGTTGTCCTGTTTTAATTAATACGTCGTTTAATGTAAGGGGAGAACCTATTGTTGAATCACCATTAGATGGTTTAAGATGTTTCTTTCACACAAAAATGGATCTATTGGTTTTAGGGAATTTTGTTTTAACAAAATCAGATAATGTGAAGGTAGATGAGCGATTAATTGTAAATCAAAGCTATGAGTTGGATTAA
- a CDS encoding YgiQ family radical SAM protein, giving the protein MEELKLSSWLPTTNKEVKIRGWEALDVILFSGDAYVDHPSFGPAVIGRILESYGLRVAIVPQPNVNDNLQDFVKMGNPKLFFGVTGGCMDPMLSNYNANKKRRDKDAYTPNGDIGFRPDYATTVYSNILKEKWPDTPILIGGIEASLRRVTHYDYWSDRLMPTILESSKADMLVYGMGEQPLREVVRLLQKGVPFSSITTVKQTAVLVNSDAKIPKNSNWEDVEIASHEVCLKDKKKYASNFKVIEQESNKLAARRIFQKVGDKTLMINPPYPTMTEDEIDASFELPYTRLPHPKYNKRGPIPAYEMIKFSINIHRGCFGGCSFCTISAHQGKFIASRSQESILREVDTVANMPDFKGYLSDIGGPSANMYKMKGKVQSICDKCVAPSCISPVICSNLDTSHKPLTDLYRAVDSHPKVKKSFIGSGIRHDMLVPEFNKNADPKELDDYTEEVMTKHVSGRLKVAPEHTSDPVLKLMRKPSFTYFHKFKERFDKINIAKNLKLQLIPYFISNHPACEVEDMANLAAETKDMGFQLEQVQGFTPTPMTVATVIYYSGYHPYTLKKVNTPITRKEKDEQHRFFFWYKEENKEWIKKTLNKLGREDLLKVLLPEKTEKWRKNKPKGDTKNTYDDAIPFNRRKDKATFKSKKKRR; this is encoded by the coding sequence ATGGAAGAATTAAAATTATCAAGTTGGTTGCCTACCACTAATAAAGAGGTTAAAATACGAGGTTGGGAAGCACTGGACGTCATCCTTTTTAGTGGTGATGCTTATGTGGATCATCCTTCTTTTGGTCCTGCCGTTATTGGGCGGATATTAGAAAGTTATGGGTTACGCGTCGCTATTGTGCCGCAACCCAATGTGAATGATAATCTTCAGGATTTTGTTAAAATGGGTAATCCAAAATTATTTTTTGGAGTTACAGGGGGTTGCATGGATCCCATGCTTAGCAATTATAATGCGAATAAAAAAAGAAGAGATAAAGATGCGTATACGCCAAATGGAGACATTGGATTTAGACCAGATTACGCAACAACTGTTTACTCAAATATTTTAAAAGAAAAGTGGCCAGATACGCCAATTTTAATTGGTGGTATTGAAGCCTCATTGCGTCGTGTTACCCATTACGATTATTGGAGTGATAGGTTGATGCCTACCATTTTAGAAAGTTCTAAAGCCGATATGTTGGTTTATGGGATGGGAGAACAACCCTTGCGTGAAGTCGTACGTTTATTGCAAAAAGGCGTGCCTTTTTCTAGTATAACCACTGTTAAACAAACTGCCGTTTTAGTAAACAGCGATGCAAAAATACCTAAAAATAGTAATTGGGAAGATGTTGAAATCGCTTCGCATGAAGTCTGTTTAAAGGATAAGAAAAAATATGCTTCTAACTTTAAGGTCATTGAACAAGAATCTAATAAGTTAGCCGCAAGACGTATTTTTCAGAAAGTTGGCGATAAAACGCTAATGATAAATCCGCCGTATCCAACCATGACCGAAGACGAAATTGATGCGTCTTTCGAGTTGCCTTATACAAGACTACCACACCCAAAATATAATAAGCGTGGTCCAATTCCTGCTTATGAAATGATTAAGTTTTCTATAAATATCCATCGTGGGTGTTTTGGAGGCTGTAGTTTTTGTACCATATCTGCACATCAAGGTAAATTTATTGCCTCTCGTAGTCAAGAATCTATATTGCGTGAAGTCGATACTGTTGCAAATATGCCTGATTTTAAAGGCTATTTGTCAGATATTGGTGGCCCGAGTGCCAACATGTATAAAATGAAAGGAAAAGTACAATCTATATGCGATAAGTGTGTTGCGCCAAGTTGTATTTCACCGGTAATCTGTAGTAATTTAGATACCTCACATAAACCTTTAACCGATTTGTACCGGGCCGTTGACAGTCACCCAAAAGTAAAAAAATCTTTTATTGGTAGTGGTATTCGTCACGATATGTTAGTGCCAGAATTTAATAAAAATGCAGACCCTAAAGAGTTAGACGATTATACGGAAGAAGTGATGACGAAGCATGTGTCTGGCCGACTTAAAGTAGCGCCAGAACATACCAGTGATCCCGTTTTAAAACTCATGCGCAAGCCTTCGTTTACCTATTTCCATAAGTTTAAAGAACGGTTTGATAAAATTAATATAGCGAAAAATTTAAAGCTTCAATTAATACCCTACTTTATATCTAATCACCCAGCATGTGAGGTGGAAGACATGGCAAATTTAGCCGCTGAAACTAAAGATATGGGTTTCCAGTTGGAGCAAGTGCAGGGCTTTACACCAACACCAATGACGGTGGCAACTGTAATTTATTATAGTGGTTACCATCCGTATACCCTTAAAAAAGTAAATACGCCTATCACCCGAAAGGAAAAAGACGAACAACACCGTTTTTTCTTCTGGTATAAAGAGGAGAATAAAGAGTGGATTAAAAAAACCTTAAATAAATTAGGGCGTGAAGATCTTTTAAAAGTGCTGCTTCCAGAAAAAACCGAAAAGTGGCGTAAAAATAAGCCTAAAGGTGACACGAAGAATACGTACGATGATGCTATTCCTTTTAATAGAAGAAAAGATAAGGCTACTTTTAAAAGTAAAAAGAAAAGACGCTAA